The genomic DNA TCAGTTCGACGCACGGTGCTCGTAAGGGTCTGGCCGATACGGCGTTGAAGACAGCTGACTCGGGTTACCTGACACGTAAGCTGGCCGACGTCGCCCAAAACGTGGTCATCACGATGGAAGACTGCGGCACGACCCAAGGTATCACCAAAAACGTGATTTACCGTGGTGAAAAGGTCGAAGTACGCTTGGCCGACAGCATCAACGGTCGCGTCAGTCGCCAGAACATCGTCGATCCGATCACCGACGAAGTAATCGTCCGCGAAAGCGAAATGATCACTCCGGAGATCGCTCGCAAGATCGAAGAGATGGGTCTGGAGAAGATCCAAGTCCGCAGCCCGATGACCTGCGATGCACCGCTGGGTATCTGCCGCCGTTGTTACGGTATGGATATGGCGACCGGATCGTTGGTCGAAGAAGGCATGGCCGTCGGTATCATCGCTGCTCAATCGATCGGTGAACCTGGTACACAGTTGACGATGCGTACGTTCCACATCGGTGGTTCGGTCGACGTCGCGATGGAAGATAGCGACATCCGCGCTCAGAAGGGTGGATTCGTTCGCTTGACTCGCTTGCGTGCGGTCATCAACGAAGACGGCCAGTTGGTCGCGTTGACACGTAACGGTGAAATCGCGGTTGTCGATGATCGCGGTCGCGAGATCGAAAAGCACGAAGTACCAACCGGTGCAACGCTGCCTGTGAAGGATGGCGAAGAGGTCAAAGCCGGTGCGATCCTTTGCGAATGGAACCCGCACAGCGTGCCGATTCTCGCCGAGGTCGACGGTAAGGTTCGCTTCGACGATATCGTCGAAGGCGAAACGATGAAGCTGGAACGCGAAGCCAGCGGTAACATGCGTATGACGATCATGGAACACAAGGGTGAACTTCACCCGCAGATCGTGATCGAAGACGCCACCGGCGCGACGCTGAACGTTCAATATCTGCCCGAACGTGCTGTGATCAAGATCAAGGAAGGTACTCAGATCAAAACCGGTTCGGCTCTGGCGGAAATGCCGCGTGAGTCGGGCGGTGTATCGGACATCACCGGTGGTCTGCCTCGGATTACCGAGATCTTCGAAGCTCGTAAACCGAAGGAACCCGCGGTTATCGCCGAGGTCGACGGTACCGTCGAAATCCTGGCTGAGAAGAAACGCGGTAAGCGAACGATCGTCGTCCGCAGCGAAAGCGGTATCGAACGCGAGCACTTGGTGCCTCACGGTAAGCGATTCTTGGTCCACACCGGCGACATCGTCCGCGCTGGTCAGGCCCTGATCGACGGTCCGTTGGTTCCGCACGATATCCTTCGCGTCTCGGGTGAAGAAGCGGTTCAACAGTACCTGCTGCACGAAGTCCAACAGGTCTATCGTTCGCAGCGTGTGGAGATCAACGATAAGCACGTCGAGATCATCATCGCACGGATGTTGCGTAAGGTGAAAATCGAATCGTCCGGTAACACCAGCATCCTGCCTGGCTTGGTAATGGACCGCTTCGAATTCCGTCGCGCCAACCAATCGATGGCCAAGTGCGTCAAGATCAGCGATAAGGGCGATAGCGATTTCGCCGAATCGTCGATCATTCCGAAGGAGACGTTCGAACAGACCAACGCGGAAATCGAAGCTCTGGGCGGTTCGCCGGCCCGAGGCAAGAAGCCGCGTGGTGCAACCGCGAGTACTCAGTTGTTGGGTATCACGAAGGCATCGGTCCAATCGAGCAGCTTTATCTCGGCGGCGTCGTTCCAAGAAACGACCAAGGTTCTGACCGAAGCGGCTTTGGCCGGCAAGGTCGACCGCTTGGTTGGTTTGAAGGAAAACGTGATCCTGGGTCACTTGATCCCCGCTGGTACCGGTTTCCGCATTTTCCAAGATTCGGAAGTCAGTTACCGCCGCGAAGCGATGGAAGAACTGGCCGGAACCGCACCGCAACAATTGGAAGAGAGCTTCCCATTGTTGGCCGATGGAGCTCCGCCCGCCGACGACAGCGGATCCCAAGCGACCCCTCCAGCGAGCGTCCAAACCTTGGACAGCCTGTTGGGCGGCGGCAAAACGGACGAATAGTCCGCGAGTTCGTGGTTGGCTCGGCAATCTCGCCGAGCCGACTGTCGACAAGGTTAATGTCGAATTGCCGGAAGGCCTCGACATCATGGTCGTGGCGGTTGCCGGTTGGAATCTATCCCCATCCTGAAAACCGGCGCGGCCGCTCTGGGTCGCGTCACCAACACGCGTTACGCCCATGAGTACCACATCTGTTCCCGCTCAATCGATCTTAAACGTCGCGGCTTATAAGTTTGTCGCGCTTTCGGATCTCCCCGATTTGCGAGCCACGTTGCTGGCCGCTCTGAAATCGCTGGGCCTCAAAGGGACGATTCTGCTGAGCCCCGAAGGGATCAATCTATTCCTGGCGGGCGAACCCGACGCGGTCCGCGCGATGATCGATCGGCTGCACAGCTTCCCCGAATTCGCAGATCTGGAATTCAAAGAGAGCCTCAGCGACCACCAGCCGTTCAACCGAGCGCTCGTCCGCCTGAAACGCGAGATCATCGCGTTTGGTGTCGATGGGATCGACCCAGCCCATCGGACCAGTCCCAAGCTGCCGGCGCAGCAATTGCGTGAGTGGTTGGATCAGGGACGCGAGGTGACTCTGCTGGATGTTCGCAACGATTACGAAGTCGCTCTGGGAACGTTCGAGAACGCTACGCCGATCGGCGTCGATCACTTTCGCGATTTCCCCGACGCGGTAGCTAAGCTGCCCGAAGAGGCCAAGGACCGTCCGTTGGTGATGTTCTGCACCGGCGGAATTCGCTGCGAAAAAGCGGGTCCGCTGATGCAACGCGAGGGTTTCAAAGAGGTTTACCAATTGGAAGGTGGAATTCTTAAATACTTCGAAGAGGTCGGCGGAGCTCATTACCAAGGCGACTGTTTCGTCTTCGACCAACGCGTCGCCGTCGACCCCAACTTGGAAGAGACCGACACCGAACTCTGTTACGCCTGCCAAGCCACGCTGACTCTCGAAGAACAGCAATCGCCGCACTACGTCCCCAGTGTCTCGTGTCCGCATTGTTACAAGCCCGAAGATCAACAGATTGTCGACCAGTGCCAGAAACGCAATCGAGCGATCTTGGCCGCGACCGATCCGCTGCCAGGCAGCACGCCGCAAGATAACATCCGCCCGATCTGCGTTTCCGAAAAGTGTAACGGTCTGGCATTGATCGACCTGTTGGATCGAGCCCATCCGCACGTGGGACGCGATGTCTGGCAAGCGCGCTGCGACGCGGGACTGCTGCGTTTGGAAGGCGAACCTGTCGACGGACAACAGATCGTCGCCGCCGGTCAGCGGTACCAACACGTGATCCCGGCGGAAATCGAACCCGATGTGAACCCAGCGATCGAGATCTTGTACGAAGACGCAGCGATCGTCGTCGCCAACAAACCGGCTCCGCTGCCGATGCACCCATCGGGACGATTCAATCGCAACACGCTGACATCGATCTTGAAGACGGTCTACCATCCGGAGCAACTGCGGATCGCACACCGCTTGGACGCCAACACCAGTGGCGTCGTGGTTCTCTCGCGATCCAAAGCTGCCGCCCGGCAGATTCAACCTCAGTTCGAATCGGGGAAAGTCAAGAAGACCTACCTGGCTCGCGTGCACGGCCATCCCGCCGAAGATTCGTTCGAGTGCAACGCAGCGATCTCTGCAGTCCCAACGCAAGCTGGTCTGCGAACGATCGATGAAGCCGGCCAAGCCTCGGCGACGCGGTTCGAAGTCCTAAAGCGACTGGACGACGGCACGACACTGCTGCAAGTCACTCCGCTGACAGGCCGCACCAATCAGATCCGCGTTCACCTGTGGCACCTCGGATTCCCGATCGTCGGCGACCCGGCCTATCTCACCGACGGCAAACTAGGCGAGACGCAAACGCTCGCCGTCGACGCCCCCACGATGTGCCTGCACGCATGGAAGCTGCAGTTCTCGCCCGCCGGGAACGACGAAACCGTCGAAATGACAGCCCCCCAACCAGCCTGGGCAAACTAGATCCGAACCGCGTCAGTCTTCAAGGCCGGAGGCCGACATACGAACTTGTGCCGGCCTCCGGCCTTGTGTTTGTGAGGTCCTTGATTCCGGTGGCTCACACCACCGGCAAAGTATGTGCCGGCCTGCGGCCTAAACAGGTCCCAACTTTATGGTTGCCCTCAGCCCAAAACTCACCACAAGAACTGCCAGCGGCACAAGCCATCAACACTCGGCCCGAACAAGCTTCCAAGGCCGGAGGCCGACAAATCTAATGCCGGTGGTGTAAGCCACCGGTACGGCACAGCCGCCACCCCATCAAGGCCGGAGGCCGACACAACTTTGTGCCGGCCTCCGGCCTTGTGTTTTCATGATGGCCTTAGTTCCGGTGGCTCACACCACCGGCAGAGAATGTGCCGGCCTACGGCCTAAATAGGCCCCAACTTTTTGGTTGCCCTCAGCCCCAAACGCGCACGAAGAACTGCCGGTGGAGTAAGCCACCAGCACTCGGCCCGAACAACCTCCTCAGGCCGGAGGCCGACAAATCTAATGCCGGTGGTGTAAGCCACCGGTACGGCACAGCCGCCACCCCATCAAGGCCGGAGGCCGACACAACTTTGTGCCGGCCTCCGGCCTTGTGTTTTCATGAGGCCCTTAGTTCCGGTGGCTCACACCACCGGCAAAGTATGTGCCGGCCTACGGCCTAAATAGGTCCTAATTTTTTTAGTTGCCCTCAGCCTAAAACGCGTCAGAAGAAACGCCAGACCAGTACTCCTCCCGAACAACCTCCCAAGGCCGGAGGCCGACACATCTAATATCGGTGGTGTAAACCACCGGTACAACAGCCCGCCCCCCCCTCAGGCCGGAGGCCGACAAATCTAATGCCGGTGGTGTAAGCCACCGGTGCGGCACAGCCGCCAGTCTTTCAAGGCCGGAGGCCGACACAACTTTGTGCCGGCCTCCGGCCTTGTGTTTTCATGAGGCCCTTAGTTCCGGTGGCTCACACCGAGCCCTTCCAAGCTAGCATTTCGGGGCTCTTTGGTCGAGGATTCTAGCTGTCGATTCATGGTTACCACGATTTCCGCTTTTCCTTTTCGGTGGTGGCTTCTTGGGGCCTCGGTGACTCTTTCGGTATTGACTGAAATCGAGTTTCCGAGCGACGTCGACCAACTCCTTGGCGAGCTGTTTGAGGGTTAGGTTGCCATAGACTGAATCAAACTCCTTTTCAGTCACAGCCGTCATGAACCCCTTCCACGATTCAGAGACGTCGTTGGCTGCATAGTAACTGGAAACCTCGTCGGCTAAATCCGCGTCATCTGCTGCACAGCCAATCGATGTTTTCATCACGCTTATTAGGTTGTACATCATCATCGACATGCAAAAACTGAACAGGGCCGCTTGAGGATATCCAAGCGTATTTATCTCACTGTTCAGTGTCGTGGCAAGATGCTGGAATGCGGTTTCGATATTCCATCGCTTGCGATAAGCATTCGCCACGCTTTTCGCACTAACCCGTGAGGGAAGATTGGTCAAAACGTGAACAGCGGTGTCGCCTTTGCGGGTTGGTGTGTCGAGTTCGATCGTGACCCGCCGCGGGCAAATCGTACGCCCTTTATAGGTAAACGCAATCGTCTGTTCGTACAGTGTTCCGCCGTCACAACGCCCGATTTCCCGGCGTTCTCCTTGCGATTCCCAATTTGGTAACAAGCCCTTTGAATGACGAAAAACAAAGAAGGCTTTCTTGTCCAAGGCAATCGTGGTCATCATCTTCTGTGAAGCAAAATGACGGTCGCCGATCCAGACATCCCCCTTTTCAACAAGCTCAAGAATCTCCGGATGTAGCGTGGCTTCGTTGGCATGCCCATCGCGACTAAGAATCACATCGACAAGCAATTTCTTGTCGGGATCTAAGATAGGGATAGTGGTGCCAGGCAAGGCGGCTGCGCCGAGGGTCCGAAGCTCTTTGATTCGATGCTCGGTCCCAGCGAGATGGTTG from Rosistilla oblonga includes the following:
- a CDS encoding sulfurtransferase, translating into MSTTSVPAQSILNVAAYKFVALSDLPDLRATLLAALKSLGLKGTILLSPEGINLFLAGEPDAVRAMIDRLHSFPEFADLEFKESLSDHQPFNRALVRLKREIIAFGVDGIDPAHRTSPKLPAQQLREWLDQGREVTLLDVRNDYEVALGTFENATPIGVDHFRDFPDAVAKLPEEAKDRPLVMFCTGGIRCEKAGPLMQREGFKEVYQLEGGILKYFEEVGGAHYQGDCFVFDQRVAVDPNLEETDTELCYACQATLTLEEQQSPHYVPSVSCPHCYKPEDQQIVDQCQKRNRAILAATDPLPGSTPQDNIRPICVSEKCNGLALIDLLDRAHPHVGRDVWQARCDAGLLRLEGEPVDGQQIVAAGQRYQHVIPAEIEPDVNPAIEILYEDAAIVVANKPAPLPMHPSGRFNRNTLTSILKTVYHPEQLRIAHRLDANTSGVVVLSRSKAAARQIQPQFESGKVKKTYLARVHGHPAEDSFECNAAISAVPTQAGLRTIDEAGQASATRFEVLKRLDDGTTLLQVTPLTGRTNQIRVHLWHLGFPIVGDPAYLTDGKLGETQTLAVDAPTMCLHAWKLQFSPAGNDETVEMTAPQPAWAN
- a CDS encoding transposase, with the protein product MTVDELLDRFKNECPVAMGTRLVLNHLLSDERMDTLFATHAGSQRCGELLFSSVADIMACVALNIKPSVNAAYKKHKEKLKVSVTSVYNKLQGIETQVSRALVSETAAELSQLWDHLEGPKPPPVLSGYKTRIIDGNHLAGTEHRIKELRTLGAAALPGTTIPILDPDKKLLVDVILSRDGHANEATLHPEILELVEKGDVWIGDRHFASQKMMTTIALDKKAFFVFRHSKGLLPNWESQGERREIGRCDGGTLYEQTIAFTYKGRTICPRRVTIELDTPTRKGDTAVHVLTNLPSRVSAKSVANAYRKRWNIETAFQHLATTLNSEINTLGYPQAALFSFCMSMMMYNLISVMKTSIGCAADDADLADEVSSYYAANDVSESWKGFMTAVTEKEFDSVYGNLTLKQLAKELVDVARKLDFSQYRKSHRGPKKPPPKRKSGNRGNHESTARILDQRAPKC